Proteins found in one Paenibacillus dendritiformis genomic segment:
- a CDS encoding MCP four helix bundle domain-containing protein, with protein MITKLRNISAGKKLSLLVATLILFVAISNIISISVLNSITKNTEQIINERLVPSIIMGSYSFLNQFIHTQILQDILEGDYQKRIDIEKNVMDAVEKNRKNLAAYQETNLTPEEEVLINSMLSIYPKYLEAVTHALGLSRANKSQEAYDYIQTTGLAILNEMDDHV; from the coding sequence ATGATTACGAAATTGAGAAATATATCGGCGGGAAAAAAGTTGTCACTATTGGTAGCCACATTAATTCTATTTGTCGCCATTTCCAACATTATCAGTATTAGTGTCTTGAATTCGATAACGAAAAACACGGAACAAATCATTAATGAGCGCTTAGTGCCTTCCATTATAATGGGTAGCTATTCTTTTTTAAATCAGTTTATACATACCCAAATTTTACAAGACATACTCGAGGGTGATTATCAAAAAAGAATAGACATAGAAAAAAATGTGATGGATGCGGTTGAAAAAAACAGAAAAAATCTTGCCGCTTATCAAGAAACGAACTTAACTCCTGAGGAGGAAGTCCTCATTAACTCAATGCTCAGTATATATCCTAAATACTTGGAGGCCGTAACCCACGCCTTAGGACTGTCAAGAGCGAATAAGAGCCAAGAAGCTTATGATTATATCCAGACAACAGGACTCGCTATTTTAAATGAAATGGATGATCATGTTTAA
- a CDS encoding TULIP family P47-like protein yields the protein MSAGKLDTLTIYDWNQTVNDVKNQGSILARNFPSFFSQEINEQTMKAKVTGIWLKWELTNEGTGQYPIYKCYIEDGTLEVDVENKTNKYDLKNSWIKICAKIEIDKSSSTEMYKFSEKEDALYSIHHSFPFDKENRVASNLLEHLFVSWFKEHRNLLNNHVNNYRIHVRTSNDLTLAGWDTGYVTSFSNVNKTILEKELYPKDFKYEFEDLDFGFLFNMKGTFDSWEITTGADGQNVNFICKIGQNSSLTNETGNKTYDFSSDAFLKVQVRLEYFNSTEKTIEDPTGLNDGNQVELRVKTDRDQNQNPPVVLVDSYYSEDLASPLLNSIATSMFKEWLNENIDKFENIFSYFLLQETAKNEDFQWLKPTTAYYGVASVEDENKKPDLDKSVFSVMSMVENHVNKFPQHTVDARLLHAVNNESAFGIDMPLFVEKWVENALVAMQIGTPEQFEKTDNGLVISNKERIKFATIENDSGNDVPGYVDEGKFRLGIINNQLVLEMEDLYWEQARGIMGHVNYKQSFDITLKSGVDELGKEYSNVLIPIENTDPTMLMTFTIEDWKKNENLIIEIVTGVAIGILVGFIPVGKIFTKLKDVVRKAFRQSGNRMSAELGSSVAIAMREIAQESGETGAAFFRRMSQEAADEVTLFTRPGITTQQIINEVANKPESFFSKIWKNKYKVIGGVVGGAVGGMVPTAIIGAIQNAQQEHYSLLPTIHEFVANCVGTVNWPDNSEFEIETAQLQGIYLMGGKLNKEK from the coding sequence ATGAGTGCCGGAAAACTGGATACCCTTACAATCTATGATTGGAATCAAACAGTTAATGATGTGAAAAATCAAGGAAGCATCCTTGCAAGGAACTTTCCAAGCTTCTTCTCTCAAGAAATTAATGAGCAGACCATGAAGGCAAAAGTCACAGGAATATGGCTGAAATGGGAATTAACGAATGAAGGCACGGGACAATATCCTATTTATAAATGTTATATAGAAGATGGAACATTGGAAGTGGATGTAGAAAATAAAACAAATAAGTATGACTTAAAAAACAGCTGGATTAAAATTTGCGCGAAAATCGAAATCGATAAAAGCAGTTCCACTGAGATGTATAAGTTTTCAGAAAAAGAAGATGCCTTATACTCTATCCATCATTCTTTCCCATTTGATAAAGAGAATCGAGTTGCATCTAATCTGTTAGAACATTTGTTCGTCTCATGGTTTAAAGAACATAGAAATCTATTAAATAATCATGTCAACAATTACAGGATCCATGTTCGTACATCAAATGACTTGACCCTGGCTGGATGGGATACCGGTTATGTAACGTCGTTCTCAAATGTAAATAAAACCATTCTAGAGAAAGAACTGTATCCTAAGGATTTCAAATATGAGTTTGAGGATCTTGACTTTGGATTTTTGTTCAATATGAAAGGAACATTTGATTCTTGGGAAATCACCACAGGAGCAGACGGGCAAAATGTAAATTTTATTTGTAAAATTGGTCAAAATAGCTCGCTTACCAATGAAACCGGTAATAAAACCTACGACTTTTCTTCTGATGCGTTCTTGAAAGTTCAAGTGAGATTAGAATATTTCAATTCAACAGAAAAAACGATTGAAGATCCTACCGGTTTGAATGATGGGAACCAAGTCGAATTGAGAGTGAAAACAGACCGGGACCAAAATCAGAATCCCCCAGTGGTTCTTGTGGATTCGTACTATTCCGAAGACCTGGCAAGTCCGTTGTTGAACAGTATCGCAACGAGTATGTTCAAGGAATGGTTAAATGAAAATATCGATAAATTCGAAAATATTTTTTCCTACTTTCTTTTACAAGAAACCGCAAAAAACGAAGATTTCCAATGGTTGAAGCCGACGACCGCTTATTACGGAGTAGCAAGCGTCGAGGATGAAAATAAGAAGCCGGATTTGGACAAGAGTGTCTTTTCCGTTATGTCGATGGTCGAGAATCATGTAAATAAATTTCCACAGCACACAGTAGATGCCCGATTATTACACGCAGTGAACAATGAGTCAGCCTTTGGAATTGATATGCCATTATTTGTGGAGAAATGGGTGGAAAATGCGTTAGTTGCTATGCAGATTGGTACACCAGAACAATTTGAAAAAACAGATAATGGATTGGTTATCTCGAATAAAGAGAGAATTAAGTTTGCCACAATAGAAAATGACTCGGGGAATGACGTGCCTGGTTATGTTGATGAAGGTAAATTCAGACTGGGCATAATCAATAATCAGCTTGTGCTAGAGATGGAAGACCTGTACTGGGAACAGGCAAGAGGAATTATGGGCCATGTTAATTATAAGCAAAGCTTTGACATTACCCTAAAAAGCGGCGTTGATGAATTAGGTAAAGAATATAGCAACGTCTTGATTCCAATTGAAAATACGGATCCGACCATGTTAATGACCTTTACGATTGAAGATTGGAAGAAGAATGAGAATTTGATTATTGAAATCGTTACAGGGGTCGCTATCGGAATTTTGGTAGGTTTCATTCCTGTCGGTAAGATATTCACAAAATTAAAAGATGTTGTAAGAAAAGCTTTCCGGCAATCCGGTAACCGGATGTCAGCCGAACTAGGATCAAGTGTCGCGATCGCCATGAGAGAAATAGCTCAGGAATCCGGAGAAACAGGGGCAGCATTCTTCAGAAGAATGAGTCAGGAAGCAGCTGATGAAGTTACCTTATTCACTAGACCGGGAATCACTACTCAGCAAATCATAAATGAAGTAGCAAATAAGCCGGAGAGCTTTTTCTCAAAGATATGGAAAAATAAATATAAGGTTATAGGAGGAGTAGTCGGGGGAGCAGTAGGGGGAATGGTGCCAACGGCCATTATTGGAGCCATTCAAAATGCACAACAAGAACATTATTCATTACTCCCAACAATCCATGAATTTGTCGCGAATTGCGTAGGAACCGTAAACTGGCCCGATAACAGTGAATTTGAGATTGAAACCGCTCAGCTTCAAGGCATTTATTTAATGGGTGGAAAACTAAATAAGGAAAAGTAA
- a CDS encoding metallophosphoesterase has protein sequence MKKLIDEKAANVLPDGTYKIQIDGSKESKVLQHEGTSAVIAEWAGEQSQKWDIRYQSPNWQGIGGYVIQPANTDRYLAWDRNKGSSVIVSTIPAADIQYTRFWRVEKTQNNTYIFKNNHAPNPNLTISAKTLQVLSGHNYEFTLSTDLNKPIPKGRALVITSDPQYPWTKNTDNNVPESDSEKERESERLIREQYQSINSYNNTKQQSSVIINGDITAFGHSWQRTKMLHTLLPILNRNYYFGLGNHDIENNQGDCADDACFGGSMLMLKSHIEKLGLPTFQYDIKKASTSWSEPWKGSFAYAIDFGTIYSLQLNNYPTMNAYGGSYSNYYEIHQNLDWIEANLKHASKLGKPIIVNVHKADGWTGGPSQRFIDLLEEYDVKAVFAGHYHKSLGTYSASRFFGKVPVFLSGSASQSTYLIVEYDMDTMNVYKVTNNNWEEKKLVKSIKLNNGNSNNYKIASALNDSSVVDMSLQKNGDVHLWQYGGALNQKWKLINDETKKAYQFKNMYDESLVLAWNDYMGSRNVFATPNQGKDEHYWLLEDTGDGYHILKNKKYPYFVLDVDKADTDNGTNIKVNEQHDFSSPYIKAQKFKLIQV, from the coding sequence ATGAAAAAATTAATTGATGAAAAAGCAGCTAATGTTCTTCCAGACGGTACGTACAAAATACAAATCGATGGCAGCAAAGAAAGTAAAGTTTTACAACATGAAGGTACCTCAGCGGTAATTGCAGAATGGGCTGGAGAGCAGTCTCAAAAATGGGACATTAGGTATCAGTCCCCTAATTGGCAAGGGATTGGCGGATATGTTATCCAACCAGCAAATACGGATAGATATCTTGCATGGGATAGAAATAAGGGAAGTTCTGTCATTGTATCTACAATTCCTGCAGCAGATATACAGTATACACGTTTTTGGAGAGTTGAGAAAACTCAAAACAACACATATATATTTAAGAATAACCATGCTCCGAACCCTAATCTAACGATAAGCGCAAAAACACTTCAGGTACTAAGCGGACATAATTACGAGTTTACTTTGAGTACAGACTTGAATAAACCTATTCCTAAAGGAAGAGCGTTAGTCATTACTTCAGATCCGCAATATCCTTGGACCAAAAATACAGATAATAACGTGCCAGAAAGTGATAGTGAGAAAGAAAGAGAGTCTGAAAGGTTAATACGAGAGCAATATCAAAGTATTAATAGCTATAATAATACGAAACAACAATCTTCGGTTATTATCAATGGAGATATAACCGCATTCGGGCATTCTTGGCAGCGGACCAAAATGCTTCATACACTTCTTCCTATCCTCAATAGAAATTACTACTTTGGGCTAGGCAACCACGATATTGAAAATAATCAAGGTGACTGTGCTGATGATGCATGTTTTGGCGGATCGATGTTGATGCTAAAGAGTCACATTGAGAAACTTGGTTTGCCGACATTCCAATATGATATCAAAAAAGCCTCTACAAGTTGGAGTGAACCTTGGAAGGGGAGTTTTGCTTATGCAATTGATTTCGGTACAATCTATTCACTACAATTAAACAATTATCCAACCATGAACGCATATGGAGGAAGCTACTCGAATTATTATGAGATCCATCAAAACTTAGATTGGATTGAAGCAAATCTGAAACATGCTTCGAAACTTGGTAAACCAATTATTGTAAATGTACACAAAGCGGACGGCTGGACGGGGGGACCAAGCCAGAGATTTATTGACCTATTGGAAGAGTATGATGTGAAAGCTGTATTTGCTGGACATTATCACAAAAGCTTAGGAACTTATTCAGCAAGCAGATTTTTTGGTAAGGTACCTGTGTTTTTATCGGGTAGTGCATCGCAATCTACTTATTTGATCGTAGAATATGATATGGATACGATGAATGTGTACAAAGTAACAAATAATAATTGGGAAGAAAAAAAACTAGTGAAAAGTATTAAATTGAATAATGGCAATTCCAATAATTACAAAATTGCGAGCGCTTTAAATGACTCCAGTGTCGTTGATATGTCTTTACAAAAAAATGGGGATGTTCATTTATGGCAATACGGCGGTGCTTTAAACCAAAAATGGAAACTTATCAATGATGAAACGAAAAAGGCGTATCAATTTAAAAATATGTACGATGAGAGCCTAGTATTAGCCTGGAATGACTACATGGGCTCAAGGAATGTATTTGCTACGCCTAATCAAGGGAAAGATGAGCATTATTGGCTCCTTGAGGATACAGGAGACGGTTATCATATTTTAAAGAATAAAAAGTATCCTTATTTCGTTTTGGATGTAGATAAGGCTGACACTGACAATGGCACAAATATTAAAGTAAATGAGCAGCATGATTTTAGCAGCCCGTATATTAAAGCACAAAAATTTAAATTGATACAAGTTTGA
- a CDS encoding ComEC/Rec2 family competence protein, whose product MKKHLYILGLVWVLLLTACSPTSLPTASHTAPPHQAAAGTLKVYYLDVGQGDSTLIKTPKGQHILIDGGDNPKGQNVVENLESLGVKQLDAVIATHPDADHIGGLDTVIDAIPTISVYAPRVSHTTQTYKDFLLAVKNRGLKIKSAKAGLSIPLDGVTAEFVAPVSEYGKDLNAWSAVLKVTYKDTSFLFTGDAEKRSETDMLKQTELLHADVLKAGHHGSDTSTSQEFLNAVHPAYAVISAGADNKYGHPKQAILNRLKKTGVTIFRTDKQGTITAISDGAEIRWETMK is encoded by the coding sequence ATGAAAAAGCATTTATACATACTTGGACTTGTGTGGGTGCTGCTGCTGACGGCCTGCTCTCCAACAAGCCTACCAACTGCCAGCCACACCGCGCCGCCGCACCAGGCAGCAGCCGGCACGCTGAAGGTGTATTATCTGGATGTCGGTCAGGGAGATTCTACACTGATTAAGACTCCAAAAGGGCAGCATATCCTTATAGACGGCGGAGACAATCCTAAAGGACAGAATGTCGTCGAAAATCTTGAAAGCCTCGGCGTCAAGCAGTTGGATGCCGTGATTGCGACACATCCGGACGCTGACCATATAGGCGGACTGGATACAGTGATCGATGCGATTCCGACCATAAGCGTATATGCGCCGCGGGTCTCTCATACAACCCAAACGTATAAAGATTTCCTTCTGGCCGTCAAAAATCGGGGGCTGAAAATCAAATCAGCTAAGGCTGGATTGTCTATCCCGCTTGACGGCGTTACTGCCGAGTTTGTCGCACCGGTTAGCGAATATGGCAAGGATCTGAACGCATGGAGTGCAGTCCTGAAGGTAACGTATAAAGATACGTCATTTTTGTTTACCGGGGATGCCGAGAAGCGAAGCGAAACGGATATGCTGAAGCAGACAGAGCTGCTGCATGCCGACGTGTTGAAGGCGGGGCATCACGGTTCGGACACGTCAACGTCACAGGAGTTCCTGAACGCCGTACATCCAGCTTACGCGGTAATCAGCGCGGGAGCAGACAATAAGTACGGTCATCCGAAGCAAGCGATTTTGAACAGGCTCAAGAAGACCGGCGTTACAATATTCCGGACAGACAAGCAAGGTACAATAACGGCAATCAGCGACGGTGCGGAAATAAGGTGGGAGACAATGAAATAG
- a CDS encoding BglG family transcription antiterminator yields the protein MKTTERLVAVYQYLVEHDGWITTQQLAAMLSCSVSTIRNDLEILKSFLPDTWFIESRRGKGVHINRPSNQPIVPFKQLLNETDRVQHLIAYLIHNESGCTLTELSQKLFYSVSTISKIIKILKHELKKYHLKLGTKPVKIHGNEFHLRQFYFDYYLNKNSTAWIQPDALNSICTFMGSIEQKGRFKFSDTSYIQLPIVWSVWKSRLLKKQYITKFVYPTVFCESSDSFHWIIPMIEEHLKKLHIRAGSHELQYGAALILGVPRIEGKMAGSTKTLNEMAEQCHMDPVSKLIQSIEEKARLPFSDDPILFQQLYDYYKYASIRWITGIHSNANQYTIKIKESEFSIFKSVHEAMHHYFNYVESMREDDVADITMFFVASKLGYHMKQKEKTILLYVSEIGVMRYVKLKLLENICGRIKMVTTNHAHEMQYLASTKNIDIIVTTNQQSYTLLPNNIPIIHIDPIPSSYDINIIQDALKRVSDHGNCG from the coding sequence GTGAAAACTACAGAGCGGCTTGTTGCTGTATACCAATATTTAGTGGAGCATGACGGTTGGATTACAACCCAACAATTAGCTGCGATGCTGAGTTGTTCTGTTAGTACGATAAGAAATGATCTGGAAATACTAAAGTCTTTTTTACCGGATACTTGGTTTATTGAAAGCCGGAGGGGCAAGGGGGTTCATATCAATCGTCCCTCTAACCAACCAATTGTACCATTTAAACAGTTACTAAATGAAACAGATAGAGTTCAACATCTAATAGCATATCTCATTCATAATGAGTCAGGGTGTACATTGACAGAACTCAGCCAAAAATTATTTTATAGTGTGAGTACAATCAGTAAAATTATAAAGATATTAAAACATGAGTTGAAAAAATACCATCTAAAATTAGGAACAAAACCTGTGAAAATTCATGGAAATGAGTTTCATTTACGACAATTCTATTTTGACTATTACCTGAATAAAAACAGTACGGCTTGGATACAACCGGATGCTTTAAACTCGATATGTACTTTTATGGGGTCAATTGAACAAAAAGGGAGATTTAAGTTTTCTGACACTTCCTATATCCAACTTCCGATTGTATGGTCTGTCTGGAAAAGTCGCCTTTTGAAAAAGCAGTACATTACAAAATTTGTTTATCCAACAGTCTTTTGTGAATCCAGTGATTCATTTCACTGGATTATTCCAATGATTGAAGAACATCTAAAAAAACTGCATATAAGGGCAGGCTCTCATGAATTGCAATATGGAGCGGCTCTGATCCTTGGGGTACCGCGAATTGAGGGAAAAATGGCAGGGAGCACGAAGACTCTTAATGAAATGGCAGAGCAGTGTCATATGGATCCTGTTAGTAAATTGATTCAATCCATAGAAGAAAAAGCACGGTTGCCCTTTTCCGACGACCCCATTTTGTTTCAACAATTATATGACTATTATAAATACGCAAGTATAAGATGGATTACCGGAATTCACAGTAATGCGAATCAATATACGATAAAGATTAAAGAGAGTGAATTCAGTATTTTTAAGTCAGTCCATGAGGCCATGCACCACTATTTTAATTATGTAGAATCCATGAGGGAAGATGATGTTGCCGACATTACGATGTTCTTTGTGGCCAGCAAGCTAGGCTATCATATGAAGCAGAAAGAAAAAACAATATTACTGTATGTAAGTGAAATCGGTGTTATGAGATATGTGAAGTTGAAGCTGCTTGAAAATATTTGCGGACGAATCAAAATGGTTACTACAAATCATGCCCATGAGATGCAATATCTAGCCTCAACGAAAAATATAGATATCATAGTGACGACCAATCAGCAAAGTTATACTCTGCTGCCCAATAACATTCCTATCATCCATATAGACCCAATACCGTCCAGCTATGATATTAATATTATTCAAGATGCATTAAAACGGGTGTCTGATCATGGTAACTGCGGGTAA
- a CDS encoding TULIP family P47-like protein gives MTITHSTSTFNWDTVFAIPIAEVNRIIREQKSSPQHFELNDSTHNFKGDFGEWQIITGGDGNSIRMNIPVRNFQTFLNEDLFIGEFGFQSADLNVQVKLNYLPHETISNKATNEQLYDLKIKSTSADPIYDPVVIAISIKNVEGLFFPWSLKSSLFIDLQTILKELFMQQIITWLTLNLEAFNHTFSVVNLNLYISDEEPWTWCKPSYVDYAYTDIEENLDKSLLGVLCMTGGRKGGIQQQQKLDAYVIPESSNAGFLIAEERFLLDVLLPTLPMKFEYSTINDYEVINASGEAGQYQYILRLKKDKKIKLDRVEVNGSRYDPYMTEMSLSLVNDTLKLEAATETSIGVGGVVGCRTINWYKLKLAENGNGEQTIAYEEALQPTVTHYVIKEGSNWVWEVIAVIIGLLAEAILAIFTAGASLLIGSIVILILTGVLAKTPDIIQNWNINTSPSIEPFLENTTSEIIWNASETFKLDYAGLAGPLQLGGKFA, from the coding sequence GTGACGATTACCCATTCAACCAGCACTTTTAATTGGGATACCGTATTTGCCATTCCTATTGCAGAGGTTAACCGCATTATAAGGGAGCAAAAAAGCAGTCCGCAACATTTTGAGCTGAATGATTCAACTCATAATTTCAAAGGGGATTTTGGAGAATGGCAAATTATTACCGGCGGTGATGGAAATAGCATTCGAATGAATATACCTGTTCGGAATTTTCAGACGTTTCTGAACGAGGATCTATTTATAGGTGAATTTGGATTTCAATCTGCGGATTTGAATGTCCAGGTTAAGCTTAATTATCTGCCACATGAAACTATATCGAATAAGGCAACGAATGAACAGTTATATGACTTGAAAATTAAATCAACAAGCGCTGATCCAATTTATGATCCTGTAGTGATAGCCATTTCGATCAAAAATGTTGAAGGTCTATTTTTCCCGTGGAGCTTGAAAAGCAGTTTGTTTATTGATCTCCAGACGATCTTGAAAGAATTATTTATGCAGCAAATCATTACATGGTTGACATTGAACCTGGAAGCGTTCAACCACACTTTTAGTGTCGTTAACTTGAATCTGTACATTAGCGATGAGGAACCATGGACTTGGTGCAAACCTTCTTATGTCGATTATGCATACACAGATATTGAAGAAAACCTGGACAAAAGCTTGTTGGGAGTATTGTGTATGACCGGAGGCAGAAAAGGGGGAATCCAGCAGCAACAAAAGTTGGATGCCTATGTCATTCCCGAATCATCGAATGCCGGGTTTCTAATTGCAGAAGAACGATTTTTACTAGATGTGTTATTACCCACTTTACCAATGAAGTTCGAGTATTCCACGATCAACGACTATGAGGTAATCAATGCAAGCGGGGAAGCAGGCCAATACCAATATATATTGAGATTGAAAAAAGACAAAAAAATTAAGTTGGATAGGGTAGAAGTGAATGGATCAAGATACGATCCGTATATGACGGAAATGAGTCTAAGCTTAGTGAATGACACATTAAAGCTTGAAGCGGCCACAGAAACTTCTATAGGAGTAGGCGGCGTGGTAGGTTGCAGAACGATCAATTGGTATAAGTTAAAACTGGCGGAAAACGGAAATGGCGAACAAACGATAGCATATGAAGAAGCTCTACAGCCTACGGTAACACATTATGTCATCAAAGAAGGTTCAAATTGGGTATGGGAAGTTATAGCCGTCATTATAGGACTTTTAGCTGAGGCTATCTTAGCCATATTTACAGCAGGGGCATCCTTATTGATAGGATCCATTGTCATCTTAATATTGACGGGTGTTTTAGCTAAAACCCCTGATATTATTCAAAACTGGAATATTAATACTTCACCGAGCATCGAACCTTTTTTAGAAAATACGACTTCCGAGATTATTTGGAATGCCAGTGAAACTTTTAAATTAGATTATGCCGGGTTAGCAGGACCGCTCCAATTAGGCGGGAAGTTTGCATGA
- a CDS encoding methyl-accepting chemotaxis protein, translating to MNIKLAEQLRDVSSKQAVTTRSLLLGVTVLLMIIGAGMGIAFTRIIVKPLKKVSEVMKKAEEGDLTQKIDYPFSDEIGQTSDAIDSMLNRVNGFTKQIAQTSQQIGSFTEQLNESVSQTSSASEHIAQNVQEIAEGADHQVLLVDQAVESLNQMVQDTNVLITTQVASVNEAVTNASHKSTEGNKAIEFAETQMQSIHRVISNLEETIQGLNRRSGEIAQIMDLMKDIGEQTNLLALNATIEAARAGDRGRSYMVVANEVRKLAEQSSHSADKIGNLIHAIQDEASEAVQSMQRTKNEVIAGGNAVGDAGQLFEGIKESVDEVAIHIGKVISSVNQMTIDAEAIQNTVQSVNHSAILSSSRSQNISAATEEQLASMEVISASTGELTQMAADLRSQLSYFKV from the coding sequence TTGAATATCAAATTAGCCGAGCAATTACGTGATGTGAGCTCGAAACAAGCAGTCACCACTAGAAGTTTGCTTCTAGGGGTAACCGTCTTGCTCATGATAATTGGAGCCGGCATGGGCATCGCATTTACCAGAATCATTGTCAAGCCGCTCAAAAAAGTCAGTGAAGTCATGAAAAAGGCCGAAGAAGGGGATTTGACCCAGAAGATTGATTATCCTTTTTCAGATGAAATCGGCCAAACCTCAGATGCAATTGATTCTATGCTCAATAGGGTGAACGGGTTTACGAAACAAATTGCACAAACATCGCAACAAATAGGGTCATTTACCGAGCAGCTTAACGAAAGCGTATCTCAGACGAGTTCAGCAAGTGAACACATTGCACAAAATGTACAGGAAATAGCGGAGGGTGCGGATCACCAGGTGCTGCTGGTGGATCAGGCTGTAGAGAGTTTAAATCAGATGGTACAAGATACGAATGTGTTAATTACGACTCAAGTTGCCTCCGTTAACGAAGCCGTAACGAACGCTTCCCATAAATCAACGGAGGGGAATAAAGCGATTGAGTTCGCAGAAACCCAGATGCAATCGATTCATCGAGTCATCTCGAACCTCGAAGAGACCATTCAAGGCTTAAATAGACGCTCCGGCGAGATTGCGCAAATCATGGACTTGATGAAAGACATTGGAGAACAAACAAATCTGCTTGCATTAAACGCTACCATTGAGGCCGCGCGAGCAGGGGACAGAGGACGCAGCTATATGGTTGTAGCTAACGAAGTACGCAAGCTTGCTGAACAGTCTTCTCATTCAGCGGATAAAATCGGCAACTTAATTCACGCGATACAGGATGAAGCATCCGAGGCGGTGCAGTCCATGCAAAGGACAAAAAATGAGGTGATAGCCGGGGGGAACGCCGTTGGCGATGCAGGACAGCTTTTCGAGGGAATCAAGGAATCGGTAGATGAAGTAGCCATCCATATTGGAAAGGTGATCTCTTCCGTAAATCAAATGACAATTGACGCCGAAGCAATACAAAATACGGTTCAATCTGTTAATCATTCAGCTATACTTTCCTCTTCCCGTTCGCAAAATATTTCTGCGGCGACAGAAGAGCAACTCGCTTCGATGGAAGTAATCTCTGCATCCACCGGAGAACTGACTCAAATGGCTGCTGATCTTCGCTCTCAACTTTCCTACTTTAAAGTATAA